The following are encoded in a window of Ogataea parapolymorpha DL-1 chromosome VII, whole genome shotgun sequence genomic DNA:
- a CDS encoding Long chain fatty acyl-CoA synthetase, with translation MVFQVNVPVGEAKKGETAPRRYYKAKDAVVARPIGYECSTVYEFFNEALKKHGANKKSQAWRDLKNIHYETKQVKKIIDGAEKLVDKEWVYYELSDYKHVTNGQFSEIVSDFGKGLVSLGVQPAGVDKLHIFASTSPKWMRAFIAAQTQAIPVVTAYDTLGEDGLTHSMVETATSAVFTDNNLLSKLINPIKRAKDIKYIIHSEPIDPNDKRGNGRLYEEAKKAVEKILEVRPDIKIYSYDDVIALGKKAHDIPHHPPKPDDLSCIMYTSGSTGTPKGVVLSHANIVAGIGGVSLVIDDKTVTENDVVITFLPLAHIFELVFELLCFYWGSVAGYANVKTLTDASTRNCEGDIKTLKPTIMVGVAAVWESVKKGILAQIEKQPSTRQKMFWAAYNTKLACKKFSIPGVPSLIDNVIFKKIKNATGGNLRLILNGGSPISQSTQVFISNTIAPLLLGYGLTETVANTCVTDPNHFEYGVCGSLVGSITVKLIDVPEAGYFAKNNQGEVLISGPPVTKEYFKNSKETESAFNYEEGWFSTGDIGEWTSNGQLKLIDRKKNLVKTQNGEYIALEKLESVYRSNNLVLNICCYADENKVKPIAIVVPNENLLKDLCVKLGIVKSKDEVHLSEVVANKKLANEYTKSLVETGRSQGLAGIELIQGTVLVDEEWTPENGFVTSAQKLKRKDILNSVRSRVDELYASS, from the coding sequence ATGGTTTTCCAAGTCAATGTGCCTGTTGGCGAGGCAAAGAAGGGAGAGACTGCTCCAAGAAGATACTACAAAGCAAAGGATGCTGTGGTTGCCCGTCCAATTGGATATGAATGTAGCACAGTGTACGAATTCTTCAACGAGGCACTAAAGAAGCACGGAGCAAACAAAAAATCTCAGGCCTGGAGAGATCTCAAAAACATCCACTATGAAACCAAGCAGGTTAAAAAGATTATTGATGGTGCTGAGAAGTTGGTTGACAAGGAGTGGGTCTACTACGAGCTTTCTGATTACAAACACGTTACGAACGGTCAATTCAGTGAGATTGTCTCGGACTTCGGAAAGGGACTTGTCAGTCTTGGCGTTCAGCCAGCTGGCGTTGACAAATTGCACATATTTGCATCTACGAGCCCTAAGTGGATGAGGGCATTCATAGCTGCACAAACTCAGGCCATTCCTGTGGTCACTGCATATGATACTTTAGGTGAGGATGGATTGACCCATTCCATGGTGGAAACCGCAACTTCTGCTGTTTTCACCGACAACAATCTGTTGTCCAAGCTTATCAATCCAATCAAGAGGGCAAAGGATATTAAGTACATTATTCACAGCGAGCCAATTGATCCTAACGATAAGCGTGGAAACGGTAGACTTTATGAGGAAGCCAAAAAGgctgttgaaaaaattctGGAAGTCAGACCGGACATCAAGATTTACTCCTATGATGACGTCATTGCTCTCGGCAAAAAAGCACATGACATCCCTCACCACCCTCCAAAGCCAGACGATCTGTCATGTATCATGTACACTTCTGGTTCCACAGGTACTCCAAAGGGTGTTGTCTTGAGTCATGCCAATATTGTTGCAGGTATTGGTGGAGTTTCCCTCGTCATTGATGATAAGACTGTCACTGAGAACGATGTCGTCATCACTTTCCTGCCGTTGGCTCACATCTTTGAACTGGTCTTTGAGCTGCTCTGCTTTTACTGGGGCTCTGTTGCTGGCTATGCCAATGTGAAGACTCTCACAGATGCGTCTACCAGGAACTGTGAGGGTGATATCAAAACTTTGAAGCCAACAATCATGGTTGgtgttgctgctgtttgggAGAGTGTTAAAAAGGGTATTTTGGCACAGATTGAAAAACAACCATCCACAAGACAGAAAATGTTTTGGGCAGCCTACAACACTAAACTTGCATGTAAAAAGTTCTCGATCCCTGGTGTCCCATCCTTGATCGATAATGTCATCTTTAAGAAGATTAAGAATGCAACTGGAGGCAATCTGAGACTGATTTTGAATGGTGGCTCTCCGATTTCTCAGTCCACCCAGGTCTTTATCAGCAACACCATTGCCCCACTTCTCCTCGGATACGGGCTCACGGAAACTGTTGCAAACACCTGTGTTACTGATCCAAATCATTTCGAGTATGGTGTTTGTGGTTCTTTGGTTGGATCCATCACTGTCAAACTGATTGATGTTCCTGAGGCTGGTTACTTTGCCAAGAACAACCAGGGTGAGGTTTTGATTAGCGGTCCTCCAGTCACAAAGGAGTActtcaaaaattccaaGGAGACAGAAAGTGCCTTCAACTATGAGGAAGGGTGGTTTTCGACTGGTGATATTGGTGAGTGGACCTCCAATGGTCAattgaagctgatcgacagaaagaagaacctTGTCAAGACACAAAACGGAGAGTATATTGCccttgagaaactggaaTCTGTCTACAGGTCTAACAACCTTGTCCTGAACATTTGCTGTTATGCTGACGAGAACAAGGTGAAGCCTATTGCCATCGTTGTTCCAAACGAAAATTTGTTGAAGGATCTTTGTGTCAAACTTGGTATTGTCAAGTCAAAGGACGAAGTTCATTTGTCTGAAGTGGtcgccaacaagaagctcGCAAATGAGTATACTAAGAGCCTGGTTGAGACTGGTAGATCCCAAGGACTCGCGGGTATTGAGCTTATCCAAGGTACTGTTCTGGTTGATGAGGAATGGACTCCTGAAAACGGATTTGTAACTAGCGCACAAAAGCTGAAGAGAAAAGATATTCTCAACAGTGTTCGTTCTCGAGTCGACGAACTTTATGCCTCCTCTTAA
- a CDS encoding putative transcription factor containing a zinc finger, producing MYVAKKRSSRRRKSANVSDISESESAVPENNKIRPRNGAPKDLEGRLNKLESMVHALLNKLDPETENSKESFVRDSNSPENCKPDIEPAADSNANQADLEDMYFGPLTTFSLFSAKGLKWLDSLLPDKTPTKVLRRHILTLMKAEHQGKPTQNYTMASTAWDIFPSSEIIEYLLKTIEPFFQDFYPMKIAEVHRLFDKYLKYKSGLRPVNSLHPSEILLMSSIMLHSCCIASELVRTMNFPCPMPLIHLQELERKLSESCLKLLLNHMVSHSNLLKLQALYLLVPIADICMDHHACTLSNTLFARSALELGLHREESYLGGNQDRRDQKIYLWWRAYVLDKEVCLKSGLPPILNDTDITTPPLPGFEEFWAMPYERLPDGRHKREIMREKIVAKLTSLLDSTKQDLSFELYLTYDLAVISSRTYQELFSATSLVRKTRSQITSTIESLLHDLECWRMCFPKRIRPGETFLYLGALTKATNVTDGIFLPFLVLNYNLKYYLLQIIISKTMLRLNWYSDHKHSHLSSNRNNQHARFESIGLNAIRQILQIAYKIDKNNQAYVYFATYYFMCAYVALIAEVLQNLNSPEVVEDVQLLYWVSKNYFAVGAIKSLPNHHKWQTMDKISRCLFYTVWCSVPNIQERSKLDVGDFLDEFFQMADEINSKAKKDGSTSTKMPNFQSLSSYTRVSMERPTIDKTTADQPQREFLDQIWGSSSTSGKQTPNNSEDSLLDGLYYDEDSLIPNMFSLPNYLFDVNQNPLDASMNTLGL from the coding sequence ATGTACGTTGCCAAAAAGCGgtcgtccagaagaaggaagagcGCCAATGTGAGCGACATTTCAGAGAGCGAGAGCGCAGTTCCggaaaataataaaataaGGCCTCGTAATGGCGCCCCCAAGGATCTGGAAGGAAGGCTGAATAAACTTGAATCCATGGTGCATGCATTGTTGAATAAACTGGATCCCGAGACAGAGAATAGCAAGGAGAGCTTTGTTCGAGACAGCAACTCTCCCGAGAATTGCAAGCCAGATATTGAGCCTGCTGCAGACTCGAATGCAAACCAGGCAGACCTTGAAGACATGTACTTTGGCCCTCTGACCACCTTTTCATTGTTTTCTGCCAAAGGCCTCAAATGGCTTGATAGCCTCCTCCCAGATAAAACACCAACCAAGGTTTTGCGTCGTCATATCCTTACACTAATGAAAGCAGAACATCAAGGGAAACCAACTCAAAATTATACAATGGCCAGCACAGCATGGGATATCTTCCCGTCTTCAGAAATAATTGAGTATCTTCTGAAAACCATCGAGCCTTTCTTTCAAGACTTTTATCCCATGAAGATCGCTGAAGTGCACCGGCTTTTCGACAAATATCTGAAGTATAAAAGTGGCCTCCGACCTGTGAACTCATTGCACCCATCCGAAATTTTACTCATGAGCAGCATTATGCTCCATTCATGCTGTATAGCTAGTGAGCTGGTAAGAACCATGAATTTCCCGTGTCCAATGCCGTTGATTCATCTGCAGGAACTCGAAAGAAAACTTTCTGAGAGCTGTCTGAAACTACTTCTCAATCACATGGTGTCGCATTCTAACCTTTTGAAACTACAAGCTCTTTATTTGCTTGTGCCGATTGCTGATATTTGTATGGATCACCATGCATGTACACTGTCAAATACATTGTTTGCCAGATCCGCACTCGAATTGGGTCTGCACAGAGAAGAGAGCTATCTTGGAGGAAATCAAGACAGGAGGGATCAGAAGATTTACTTATGGTGGAGGGCTTACGTTTTAGACAAGGAAGTTTGTCTGAAAAGTGGCTTGCCTCCTATTTTAAATGACACAGATATCACGACGCCTCCATTACCAGGATTTGAAGAATTTTGGGCGATGCCATACGAACGTCTGCCAGACGGAAGACACAAAAGAGAAATCATGAGAGAAAAAATTGTCGCCAAGCTGACATCGTTGTTGGATAGTACTAAACAAGATCTCTCTTTTGAGCTCTATCTCACATACGATCTTGCAGTCATCTCGTCGAGAACATACCAGGAACTGTTTTCGGCTACGTCTCTCGTCAGAAAAACAAGGTCGCAGATTACAAGTACGATCGAGTCATTACTTCATGATCTGGAATGTTGGAGAATGTGCTTCCCCAAGAGAATTAGACCGGGTGAGACGTTTCTCTATTTGGGTGCTCTGACAAAGGCGACGAATGTTACGGATGGCATCTTTCTTCCGTTTTTGGTCCTCAACTACAATCTCAAGTATTACTTGCTCCAGATCATTATATCGAAGACCATGCTGCGTCTTAATTGGTACTCAGACCATAAACATTCTCATTTGTCTTCAAACAGGAATAACCAACACGCCAGGTTTGAGAGCATTGGGTTGAACGCTATAAGACAGATATTGCAAATCGCGTACAAGATTGACAAGAACAACCAGGCCTACGTTTATTTTGCAACCTACTATTTCATGTGCGCCTATGTTGCGCTGATCGCGGAGGTTTTGCAAAACCTGAATTCACCGGAAGTGGTTGAAGACGTCCAACTCCTGTATTGGGTGAGCAAAAACTACTTTGCAGTTGGTGCTATTAAGTCTCTCCCCAACCACCACAAGTGGCAGACGATGGACAAAATTAGCAGATGTCTCTTCTACACGGTCTGGTGTTCTGTTCCTAACATTCAGGAACGTAGCAAGCTCGACGTGGGAGACTTCCTTGatgaatttttccaaatggCTGATGAAATCAATTCGAAGGCCAAAAAAGACGGGTCCACATCTACGAAAATGCCAAATTTCCAATCTCTTTCATCGTACACTCGCGTTTCAATGGAAAGACCCACGATCGACAAAACAACTGCGGACCAGCCGCAAAGagagtttctggatcagATCTGGGGTTCTTCTTCGACGTCTGGAAAACAGACCCCCAATAATAGCGAAGATTCGTTGCTTGACGGACTTTACTACGATGAGGACTCTTTGATTCCAAACATGTTCAGTCTGCCAAATTATCTTTTTGATGTCAATCAAAATCCGCTTGACGCTTCTATGAATACATTAGGATTATAG
- a CDS encoding D-aspartate oxidase produces the protein MTFAIVGCGIVGLYTALNLVESGVKGSEITIVAEYLPGDQSINYTSPWAGGNFSCISPDDAQTLNFDKTTYTHLAAIQKLLGPGCGLDRRPSTEFWDYLPDQRKIDSLSSYLQDFAIIPSSQLPQGVAFGIKYISWNFNCPKFLEVLKEYLASTGIVFVRRKIQNVDEMFEFARTIFNCTGIGARALGGAEDKNIYPARGQVVVIKAPHINENRMRWGTEDVTYIIPRPDSQSQVVLGGYLQANNWCADTWKTETDDIIRRTSQLFPEIGNEPEILRVACGLRPSRKGGVRVEREPRAKGLLIHVSGLSGYGYQAGYGAARRAVRLAQSYKL, from the coding sequence ATGACCTTCGCAATTGTCGGCTGTGGGATTGTCGGACTTTACACGGCTCTCAATCTGGTTGAGAGTGGCGTCAAAGGTTCCGAAATCACCATTGTAGCAGAGTATCTGCCTGGCGATCAGTCGATCAACTACACGTCTCCCTGGGCCGGAGGTAACTTCAGCTGCATATCTCCAGATGATGCTCAGACATTAAATTTTGATAAAACCACATACACACACTTGGCTGCCATTCAAAAGCTTCTGGGTCCCGGATGTGGTCTAGACCGCCGTCCCAGTACTGAATTCTGGGACTATCTTCCTGACCAGCGGAAAATTgactccttgagctcgtaTTTACAGGATTTTGCGATTATTCCGTCATCCCAACTTCCTCAAGGGGTGGCCTTCGGAATCAAATATATATCTTGGAACTTTAATTGTCCAAAGTTCCTCGAAGTGCTGAAAGAATACCTTGCTTCCACTGGCATTGTCTTTGTGCGGAGGAAAATCCAGAATGTCGATGAGATGTTCGAGTTTGCTAGGACCATTTTCAACTGCACGGGAATCGGCGCCAGAGCACTTGGGGGAGCCGAGGACAAAAACATCTATCCTGCCAGAGGCCAGGTTGTGGTCATCAAAGCTCCTCACATTAACGAGAACCGAATGAGGTGGGGAACCGAGGACGTAACCTATATCATTCCTCGACCAGATTCTCAGTCTCAAGTGGTGTTGGGTGGCTACTTGCAGGCCAATAATTGGTGTGCTGATACATGGAAAACAGAGACCGATGATATTATTCGCAGAACCAGTCAATTGTTCCCAGAAATCGGAAACGAGCCAGAAATCCTCCGCGTGGCATGCGGTCTGAGACCAAGTCGCAAAGGCGGTGTTCGCGTTGAAAGAGAGCCACGTGCCAAAGGATTGCTTATCCATGTCTCTGGATTGTCGGGCTACGGCTACCAAGCGGGCTATGGGGCCGCTCGTCGTGCAGTGAGACTGGCTCAATCGTATAAACTCTAA
- a CDS encoding putative phosphoglycerate mutase, translated as MTFDKEHNTDPTKVRVFIVRHGQTSWNNLKILQGHKDVPLNDRGLEQARFVSLRMKDLDIDEFVSSDLSRCVQTMNEITSAHREKPNFKLRYTSNLRERSMGPVEGMPLSEAKEKYGAQFKEMGETRVELLTRLQNEWSRIIDEATANGYTSVLICTHGGVITNFTNHLHKSYAYTLASGLQEEDLKVPSNTSVTIIDVDKATGKGTIVKFGSAEHLHGHVETVDQDLR; from the coding sequence ATGACATTTGATAAAGAGCATAATACAGATCCAACTAAAGTTCGAGTGTTCATTGTTCGCCATGGGCAGACGTCATGGAACAATCTCAAAATCTTACAGGGACACAAAGATGTACCACTTAATGATCGAGGGCTAGAACAGGCTAGATTTGTCAGTCTGAGAATGAAGGATCTCGATATAGACGAGTTTGTTAGTTCTGATTTGAGCCGCTGTGTTCAGACTATGAATGAGATCACATCGGCACATCGTGAGAAACCTAACTTCAAGCTGAGATACACATCCAATCTGAGGGAGCGATCCATGGGTCCCGTAGAGGGAATGCCCCTATCGGAAGCTAAAGAGAAATATGGTGCCCAATTTAAGGAAATGGGAGAAACGAGAGTAGAGCTTTTGACACGGCTGCAAAATGAGTGGAGCCGAATTATAGACGAGGCCACTGCGAATGGATACACCAGTGTACTAATTTGCACCCACGGAGGCGTGATCACCAACTTCACCAATCATCTTCATAAATCATATGCCTACACATTGGCTTCCGGCCTACAGGAAGAAGATCTGAAAGTTCCAAGCAACACCAGCGTGACAATAATAGATGTCGACAAAGCCACCGGAAAGGGAACTATTGTGAAATTTGGGTCGGCCGAACATTTGCATGGCCATGTCGAGACTGTTGATCAAGACTTGAGATAA
- a CDS encoding cardiolipin-specific phospholipase → MVQTVAQAYQTVSNARKPMASTDMGSMNTTSSSNLHYRTSTAPAGVPLSKILSNTFPLSVSESFKHYFKRHQLNKIQHDLLSVLPFYPTPSATHRAEVIQTVIDDQNNYINEFHISPIGKPSTKHVVFVHGYGAGLGFFVKNLQDLASRKTDWDIHAIDLLGYGCSSRPKFPYHEPNANYEKIEAWFTESLKKWFERRNLNRDNTMVVAHSMGAYISALTNFKYPELFNKLLLVSPAGIYSTRQPEIPPWFDKLWNKNVSPFALVRNAGPLGSYLTSGWTARRFSKDSSILNLEEQKLMHMYTYAIFNARGSGEYMLNYMLAPGGVPRNPLLRRIHNLNCDSVWYYGSYDWMDKMGGLSACKTLRAKGLRAEMKIVEDSGHHLYLDNLAAFNALVADEMK, encoded by the coding sequence ATGGTCCAGACGGTAGCTCAGGCCTACCAAACCGTGTCAAACGCAAGAAAGCCTATGGCTTCAACAGATATGGGATCCATGAATACCACAAGTTCGTCGAATTTACATTACAGGACATCCACCGCGCCTGCAGGAGTTCCTCTCTCAAAGATATTGAGTAACACATTTCCTCTATCTGTCTCCGAATCTTTCAAACATTACTTCAAAAGACAtcagctcaacaaaatccAGCATGACCTTTTGTCGGTGTTACCATTTTATCCGACGCCATCAGCCACCCATCGTGCCGAAGTCATTCAGACAGTCATAGACGACCAAAATAACTACATCAATGAGTTTCATATTTCACCAATAGGCAAACCGTCTACAAAACATGTGGTATTTGTGCATGGATACGGAGCGGGACTTGGGTTCTTTGTCAAGAACCTGCAGGATCTCGCCTCCAGGAAAACTGATTGGGATATCCATGCGATAGATTTGCTCGGTTATGGTTGCTCTTCCAGACCCAAATTCCCATACCATGAACCAAATGCCAACTACGAAAAAATAGAAGCATGGTTTACGGAATCTCTCAAGAAATGGTTCGAAAGAAGAAATCTCAATAGAGACAACACCATGGTCGTTGCACACTCAATGGGGGCATATATTTCCGCTTTGACGAATTTCAAATACCCTGAGCTGTTCAATAAATTGCTGCTAGTGTCTCCTGCCGGAATCTATAGCACTCGACAGCCCGAAATTCCTCCATGGTTTGACAAATTGTGGAATAAAAATGTGTCCCCTTTTGCATTAGTTAGAAATGCTGGGCCGCTTGGTTCCTACTTGACTTCAGGCTGGACTGCAAGACGGTTTTCGAAAGACAGCAGCATCCTGAACTTAGAAGAGCAAAAGTTGATGCACATGTACACCTATGCAATCTTCAATGCTAGAGGATCTGGGGAATACATGCTGAACTACATGCTTGCACCAGGAGGGGTACCTAGAAATCCATTGCTGCGCAGAATCCACAACCTCAATTGTGATAGTGTATGGTATTATGGTAGCTACGACTGGATGGATAAGATGGGTGGATTGTCAGCTTGCAAAACTTTGAGGGCCAAAGGACTTCGTGCAGAGATGAAAATTGTCGAGGACAGCGGGCACCACCTTTATCTAGATAATCTTGCGGCATTCAACGCTCTTGTCGCTGATGAAATGAAATAA